The proteins below are encoded in one region of Aequorivita iocasae:
- a CDS encoding tyrosine-type recombinase/integrase gives MDTTKRNTIILFAPRANAGRVKVRIPYELKAEREAFKKLDGTFYHYNQKLWSIVNTEENLKKVRHLFGSKLVVENEVSPAKIPQFSPSEKIQKELDRNQQKMVLKGFSNSTIRSYQSCLLQFFKYFETADLRTITKTQIEGYVFFLINKYKIGDQQQNMVINAIKCYYEHTLEMPREYYNITRPKKSKDLPNVLSTEEVRQIINQPTNIKHRAILHIIYGGGLRVGEVRRLRVKDIRSDDGYIFIKDSKGKRDRHTVLSPLLLDLLRNYYRQHRPSYWLFEGQDGGQYSAKSIQQIYRAAVKATNSNPWSTPHTLRHSFATHLMERGTNIRYIQSALGHASTKTTEVYTRVLGINNKTLKSPLDTLYETVTFGKKEPH, from the coding sequence ATGGATACGACAAAAAGGAATACAATTATTCTATTTGCCCCGCGCGCCAATGCGGGGCGCGTAAAGGTAAGAATTCCCTACGAACTAAAAGCGGAACGGGAAGCCTTTAAAAAACTGGACGGCACGTTTTACCATTACAATCAAAAACTGTGGAGTATCGTAAACACCGAAGAAAACCTAAAAAAAGTTCGACACCTTTTTGGCAGCAAACTGGTGGTTGAAAATGAGGTGTCCCCCGCCAAGATACCACAATTCAGTCCTTCTGAAAAAATTCAAAAGGAACTGGACCGCAATCAACAAAAAATGGTTTTAAAAGGTTTTAGCAACAGTACCATACGCAGCTATCAAAGCTGCTTACTTCAGTTTTTTAAGTATTTCGAAACTGCGGATTTAAGAACCATAACCAAGACCCAAATTGAGGGCTATGTGTTTTTTTTGATCAATAAATATAAAATAGGCGACCAACAACAGAACATGGTCATTAATGCCATTAAGTGCTATTATGAGCATACGTTGGAAATGCCCCGTGAGTACTATAACATCACCCGCCCAAAGAAGAGCAAGGACCTGCCCAATGTTTTGAGTACGGAGGAAGTAAGGCAAATAATAAACCAACCCACAAACATAAAGCACCGTGCCATCCTCCATATAATCTATGGTGGGGGTCTGCGCGTGGGCGAGGTGAGGCGGTTGCGGGTAAAGGACATCCGCAGTGATGACGGCTATATATTTATTAAGGACAGCAAGGGAAAGCGTGACCGGCATACGGTGCTTAGCCCGCTACTGTTGGATCTGTTGCGCAACTATTACCGGCAGCACCGGCCCAGCTATTGGCTTTTTGAAGGGCAGGACGGCGGGCAGTACAGTGCCAAGAGCATACAGCAAATTTACCGAGCTGCGGTAAAGGCCACCAATAGCAACCCCTGGAGCACGCCGCACACCCTCCGGCACAGCTTTGCCACCCATTTGATGGAGCGGGGAACCAACATAAGGTATATACAGAGCGCACTGGGCCATGCCAGCACCAAAACGACCGAGGTGTACACCCGTGTTTTGGGTATTAACAATAAAACTTTAAAGAGCCCTTTGGATACTTTGTATGAAACGGTTACATTTGGGAAAAAAGAACCCCATTGA
- a CDS encoding IS1182 family transposase, which yields MQGKKIYQEKLFNDFRLSERVPEHNFYRRLQSALDLNYLYALTRDFYGDSGQKSIDPIVFFKLCLVGYLENITSDRKLVEHCGMRLDILYFLGYGIDEQLPWHSTISRTRQLFPEDVFEAVFTKVFTLCVDVGMVSGHTQTVDSAPVKANASMDSLELKVPEEELESHLRKVRHISAMDKEKPFRKSKGDRSDKGQRTITANGKELNAIASRNKRWNKDQDQRPGAGNKGSKYTSNKTHYSPTDPDARISVKPGKARKLNYLSQLCVDTAHHVISDIRAYHADGKDNQQLPDIVQRLKRRLGKQGLVWENCVADTGYSSGENYAFLERQGIKSFIPPHGTYKGGPEGFVYIEGGNYWLCPQGKKVTFRKQKLEKGTLKDNYFTRRSDCKGCPIKAQCIGKSHEKRINITAYREEYERNIARVSSPLGRYMKGKRQSTVEPVFGTLTQFMGLGKVNTIGLAQANKCMHLSAMAYNLKKYLKFVQKRSKSGAICLALTFSLKKHLQRCIAPFLILPKSAYAVA from the coding sequence ATGCAAGGAAAAAAGATCTACCAAGAAAAGCTCTTCAACGATTTCCGTTTGAGCGAGCGCGTTCCGGAGCACAATTTTTACCGTCGGCTACAATCGGCTTTGGACCTGAATTATTTATATGCACTTACAAGGGACTTTTATGGCGACAGCGGCCAAAAGAGCATCGACCCGATCGTATTTTTCAAGCTTTGTCTGGTTGGTTATTTGGAGAACATCACCAGCGACCGCAAGCTTGTGGAACATTGCGGGATGCGCCTGGATATCCTCTACTTTTTGGGCTATGGGATAGACGAGCAACTCCCTTGGCACTCTACCATCAGCCGTACGCGGCAACTCTTTCCCGAGGATGTCTTTGAAGCAGTGTTCACCAAGGTCTTCACCCTCTGCGTGGATGTGGGGATGGTCAGCGGCCATACCCAGACGGTGGACAGCGCCCCGGTCAAGGCCAATGCCTCTATGGACAGTCTGGAGCTGAAGGTTCCGGAAGAAGAGCTGGAATCACATCTTCGTAAGGTTCGCCACATAAGCGCAATGGATAAAGAAAAGCCCTTTCGCAAAAGCAAGGGCGATAGATCAGATAAAGGCCAGCGTACTATTACCGCCAACGGGAAGGAACTCAATGCCATTGCCTCACGAAACAAACGCTGGAACAAAGACCAAGATCAGCGCCCCGGAGCGGGAAACAAGGGAAGTAAATATACCAGCAACAAGACCCATTACAGCCCCACCGATCCCGATGCCCGCATCAGCGTAAAGCCCGGCAAGGCACGGAAGCTCAACTACCTGAGCCAGCTGTGCGTGGACACCGCCCACCACGTGATCAGCGATATAAGGGCCTACCACGCGGATGGAAAGGACAACCAGCAATTGCCGGACATTGTACAGCGATTAAAACGGCGGCTAGGGAAACAAGGCCTGGTCTGGGAAAACTGCGTGGCCGACACGGGCTACAGCAGCGGCGAGAACTATGCATTCCTTGAAAGGCAGGGCATCAAGAGCTTTATCCCGCCCCACGGCACCTACAAAGGTGGCCCGGAGGGTTTTGTCTATATAGAGGGCGGGAATTACTGGCTGTGCCCACAGGGAAAAAAGGTGACCTTCCGCAAGCAGAAACTGGAAAAGGGAACGCTCAAGGATAACTATTTCACCAGGAGGAGCGATTGCAAGGGCTGTCCCATCAAGGCCCAGTGCATCGGCAAGTCGCACGAAAAACGCATCAACATAACAGCATATCGAGAGGAATATGAACGTAACATTGCCCGTGTAAGCAGCCCACTGGGCAGGTATATGAAGGGCAAAAGGCAGAGTACGGTGGAACCGGTCTTCGGAACGCTCACCCAGTTTATGGGGCTTGGCAAGGTAAATACCATTGGGCTGGCACAGGCCAACAAGTGCATGCACCTCTCGGCAATGGCCTACAACCTTAAAAAATACCTAAAGTTCGTCCAGAAACGGTCAAAAAGTGGGGCAATCTGCCTTGCGCTTACGTTTTCACTGAAAAAGCACCTTCAGAGATGTATAGCCCCGTTTTTAATACTTCCGAAGAGTGCCTACGCTGTAGCGTGA
- a CDS encoding IS110 family RNA-guided transposase: MKLEPTAQPKLYIGIDIHKRSWKVHCATDLFGGKSFAMPPKPEVLYEYVTKHFPDHQVTTAYEAGCCGYYAHRSFKTYGWNSLVVNPADIHRKGKERYTKTDRIDAQLISRELKDGRLESIHVPDVEREQLRSLFRRRNDLVKDYRRIKSLIKMQLLYFGIAIPEEFDNDHWSHKFRNWVDEVAFAYPSARETLDSRMRSFRFIDQELRDVSTKMRAYCRKHYKKDYYLLKSVPGIGGIVACGILCELGDLRRFNSIKHLAGYVGLAPGIHQSGDNQKSTGITMRAHRLMRSYFIEASWQAIRTDPIMQTYYRRHLGKNVKSIIIKVARKLLSRTLAVIKTETPYEIGVIE; the protein is encoded by the coding sequence ATGAAATTAGAACCCACTGCCCAACCAAAGTTATACATTGGCATCGACATTCACAAGCGGAGCTGGAAAGTTCATTGTGCCACCGACCTGTTTGGCGGCAAGTCATTTGCTATGCCCCCAAAACCTGAAGTATTATACGAGTATGTAACCAAGCATTTTCCCGACCATCAGGTTACCACCGCTTATGAAGCTGGCTGTTGCGGCTATTACGCCCACCGCAGTTTTAAAACCTATGGCTGGAATTCCCTAGTGGTCAATCCTGCCGATATCCACCGCAAGGGAAAAGAGCGTTATACCAAAACAGATAGAATAGATGCCCAACTGATAAGCAGGGAGCTAAAAGACGGCAGGCTTGAGAGCATCCACGTTCCCGATGTGGAGCGGGAGCAGCTGCGCAGTCTCTTCAGAAGAAGAAACGATCTTGTCAAGGACTATAGGCGCATCAAGAGCCTTATAAAAATGCAGTTGCTGTATTTTGGCATTGCTATTCCCGAGGAGTTTGACAATGACCACTGGAGTCACAAGTTCCGCAATTGGGTGGACGAAGTGGCCTTTGCATATCCATCGGCACGTGAGACACTGGACAGCAGGATGCGCAGCTTCAGGTTCATAGACCAGGAGCTGCGAGATGTCTCCACAAAGATGCGTGCCTATTGCCGCAAGCATTACAAGAAAGATTATTATTTACTGAAAAGTGTTCCGGGCATAGGTGGTATCGTAGCCTGCGGCATCCTCTGCGAGCTTGGAGATCTCAGGCGTTTTAACAGCATAAAACATCTGGCCGGCTATGTCGGGCTGGCACCGGGAATCCACCAGAGTGGCGACAACCAAAAGAGCACGGGAATAACCATGCGGGCACATAGATTGATGCGCAGTTATTTTATAGAAGCCTCCTGGCAGGCCATCAGGACAGACCCGATAATGCAGACCTATTATCGCAGGCATTTGGGAAAAAACGTCAAATCAATAATAATCAAGGTCGCCCGTAAATTATTGAGCAGAACTTTAGCAGTCATAAAAACAGAAACTCCTTATGAAATAGGGGTCATTGAATAA
- a CDS encoding chloride channel protein: MKLKRRRKLVTYLNILDQPVRFNPFVFSRTFLLWALLGLIGGIIAGAYWIGLEFLTHQLAFFSGWQVIPVMAICGLLAGLIIHFIGDPGEIHLIVNNIRFNKGKLDPKNNPSMVLSSLLCVASGGSLGPEAPLVQVTGSTGTWIGKLFRLKGEELRSLSIAGMASGFTALFGAPLGGSLFSLEILHHKHAVEYYKAIIPAFVASCFSYLVFALIIHLGLGPIWDLSAYEYSGIFDFGYAVLFAIIGAAFGWAFIFCTKFFKSLFEKKPIPIYIKALIGGILLGIIAFYFPLTRYFGHHEINELLSGNFPLTLLLAILIFKIIAISITVTSGWRGGFIIPLFFVGATLGLIIHQLFPTINLTLAIVSCMAAINACVTRTPMSTTILLATLTGFGHFIPILFASLTGYFLAPRIPFISSQMEKE, translated from the coding sequence GTGAAATTAAAACGAAGAAGAAAATTAGTAACGTATTTAAACATTTTAGACCAACCTGTCCGATTTAACCCATTCGTTTTCAGTCGGACTTTTTTGTTATGGGCTTTACTTGGATTAATAGGTGGAATTATTGCAGGAGCTTATTGGATTGGACTTGAGTTTCTAACTCATCAATTAGCTTTTTTTAGTGGTTGGCAAGTAATTCCTGTAATGGCGATTTGCGGACTTTTAGCAGGTTTGATAATTCACTTCATAGGAGACCCGGGAGAAATACATTTGATTGTAAACAATATCCGATTTAATAAAGGAAAACTTGACCCTAAAAATAATCCTTCAATGGTTCTCTCTTCATTGCTATGCGTTGCGTCAGGTGGAAGTCTCGGACCCGAAGCGCCATTGGTTCAAGTAACAGGCTCAACAGGAACTTGGATAGGAAAATTGTTTCGACTAAAAGGAGAAGAATTAAGGTCGTTAAGTATCGCAGGAATGGCTTCAGGATTTACAGCTTTATTTGGTGCCCCATTGGGCGGCAGCCTCTTTTCATTAGAAATTCTTCATCACAAACACGCAGTTGAGTATTACAAAGCAATTATTCCTGCGTTTGTTGCAAGTTGCTTTAGCTATTTAGTTTTCGCCTTAATCATTCATTTGGGACTTGGTCCTATTTGGGATTTATCTGCTTATGAATATTCAGGGATTTTTGATTTTGGCTATGCAGTTCTCTTTGCAATAATCGGAGCAGCCTTTGGTTGGGCTTTTATTTTTTGCACCAAATTTTTCAAATCACTTTTCGAGAAAAAACCCATACCAATTTACATCAAAGCGTTAATTGGTGGAATTCTACTTGGCATCATAGCATTTTACTTTCCATTAACCCGATATTTTGGACATCACGAAATTAACGAACTTCTTTCAGGGAATTTTCCATTGACTTTATTGCTTGCTATTTTGATTTTTAAAATTATCGCCATCTCAATTACTGTAACATCAGGTTGGAGAGGTGGATTTATTATTCCGCTGTTTTTCGTAGGAGCTACGTTAGGACTAATTATCCATCAACTATTTCCGACAATAAATTTGACATTAGCGATAGTTAGCTGTATGGCAGCAATTAACGCTTGCGTAACCCGAACACCAATGAGTACAACCATTTTACTTGCAACATTGACAGGGTTTGGACATTTTATCCCAATCTTATTTGCAAGTTTGACAGGCTATTTTTTAGCTCCGAGAATACCTTTTATAAGTTCACAAATGGAGAAAGAATGA
- a CDS encoding IS110 family RNA-guided transposase, with protein sequence MKLEPTAQPKLYIGIDIHKRSWKVHCATDLFGGKSFAMPPKPEVLYEYVAKHFPDHQVTTAYEAGCCGYYAHRSFKTYGWNSLVVNPADIHRKGKERFTKTDRIDAQLISRELKDGRFEGIHVPDVEREQLRSLFRRRNDLVKDYRRIKSLIKMQLLYFGIAIPEEFDNDHWSHKFRNWVDEVAFTYPSARETLDSRMRSFRFIDQELRDVSTKMRAYCRKHYKKDYYLLKSVPGIGGIVACGILCELGDLRRFNSIKHLAGYVGLAPGIHQSGDNQKSTGITMRAHRLMRSYFIEASWQAIRTDPIMQTYYRRHLGKNVKSIIIKVARKLLSRTLAVIKTETPYEIGVIE encoded by the coding sequence ATGAAATTAGAACCCACTGCCCAACCAAAGTTATACATTGGCATCGACATTCACAAGCGGAGCTGGAAAGTTCATTGTGCCACCGACCTGTTTGGCGGCAAGTCATTTGCTATGCCCCCAAAACCTGAAGTATTATACGAGTATGTAGCCAAGCATTTTCCCGACCATCAGGTTACCACCGCTTATGAAGCTGGCTGTTGCGGGTATTACGCCCACCGCAGTTTTAAAACCTATGGCTGGAATTCCCTAGTGGTCAATCCTGCCGATATCCACCGCAAGGGAAAGGAACGTTTTACCAAAACAGATAGAATAGATGCCCAACTGATAAGCAGGGAGCTAAAGGATGGCAGGTTTGAAGGCATCCACGTTCCCGATGTGGAGCGGGAGCAGCTGCGCAGTCTCTTCAGAAGAAGAAACGATCTTGTCAAGGACTATAGGCGCATCAAGAGCCTTATAAAAATGCAGTTGCTGTATTTTGGCATTGCTATTCCCGAGGAGTTTGACAATGACCACTGGAGTCACAAGTTCCGCAATTGGGTGGACGAAGTGGCCTTTACATATCCATCGGCACGTGAGACACTGGACAGCAGGATGCGCAGCTTCAGGTTCATAGACCAGGAGCTGCGAGATGTCTCCACAAAGATGCGTGCCTATTGCCGCAAGCATTACAAGAAAGATTATTATTTACTGAAAAGTGTTCCGGGCATAGGTGGTATCGTAGCCTGCGGCATCCTCTGCGAGCTTGGAGATCTCAGGCGTTTTAACAGCATAAAACATCTGGCCGGCTATGTCGGGCTGGCACCGGGAATCCACCAGAGTGGCGACAACCAAAAGAGCACGGGAATAACCATGCGGGCACATAGATTGATGCGCAGTTATTTTATAGAAGCCTCCTGGCAGGCCATCAGGACAGACCCGATAATGCAGACCTATTATCGCAGGCATTTGGGAAAAAACGTCAAATCAATAATAATCAAGGTCGCCCGTAAATTATTGAGCAGAACTTTAGCAGTCATAAAAACAGAAACTCCTTATGAAATAGGGGTCATTGAATAA
- a CDS encoding FG-GAP repeat domain-containing protein, translated as MEKIRTPILFLAFLTITFSGIAQEVTFFNADGFFSIGTQSNRTASITLFDIDKDGNLDALVANGRHWAEQNYIYYNDGKGGFKVAQPIGKFLDASYAIKSADFNNDGFTDIAVANDNIPNKIYFGSSNQNFDNESTFGSISPSRNLEITDIDNDGDFDLILSNRKAENEICLNDGRGNFENTITFGNESDQTIQTKVIDINKDGFLDLVTAERQKKNKIYINDGKQNFIKTIAFGKEEDETRSIDIGDFDKDGFLDIVTGNLGSKNSIYFGDENLSFNRVFHFKPERNTSSIKISDLNQDGYLDIIEGNSEERNYVYLGQKNGTFTEIGLREDLKDDTYNIEVGDLNNDGFPDIVESNSGTWNIYYRTQKK; from the coding sequence ATGGAAAAAATCAGAACACCAATATTATTCCTTGCATTTTTGACAATTACTTTTAGTGGAATTGCACAAGAAGTTACATTTTTCAACGCAGACGGATTCTTTTCAATCGGGACACAATCGAACCGAACCGCTTCTATAACCTTGTTCGACATAGATAAAGACGGGAATTTGGATGCCCTCGTAGCAAATGGCAGACATTGGGCAGAACAGAACTACATTTATTACAATGACGGAAAAGGAGGTTTTAAAGTGGCTCAACCCATCGGAAAATTCCTTGATGCTTCCTATGCCATAAAAAGTGCGGACTTCAACAATGATGGATTTACAGATATTGCAGTGGCCAATGACAACATTCCCAATAAAATATATTTTGGGTCATCCAATCAAAACTTTGACAACGAAAGCACCTTTGGTTCAATATCGCCTTCAAGAAATCTTGAAATAACAGATATTGATAATGATGGGGACTTTGATTTAATACTATCAAACAGAAAAGCTGAAAACGAAATTTGCCTAAATGATGGACGGGGAAACTTTGAAAACACTATTACTTTTGGAAACGAATCTGACCAGACTATACAAACCAAGGTAATAGACATTAATAAAGATGGATTTTTGGACTTGGTAACAGCAGAGAGACAAAAGAAAAATAAAATTTACATAAATGACGGAAAACAGAATTTTATAAAAACCATAGCGTTTGGCAAGGAAGAAGATGAAACTCGTTCAATCGATATTGGCGATTTTGATAAAGACGGATTTTTAGATATTGTAACAGGAAATTTAGGTTCTAAAAACAGTATTTACTTTGGTGATGAAAATTTGAGTTTCAATCGAGTTTTTCATTTTAAACCAGAACGTAACACTTCATCCATTAAAATATCTGATTTAAACCAAGATGGTTATTTGGACATCATTGAGGGAAATTCAGAAGAACGAAATTATGTTTATTTAGGACAAAAAAATGGAACGTTTACAGAGATTGGATTGCGGGAAGACTTAAAAGATGACACCTATAATATTGAGGTTGGAGATTTGAACAATGATGGTTTTCCCGATATTGTGGAATCAAACTCTGGAACTTGGAATATATATTACAGAACGCAAAAAAAATAA
- a CDS encoding VOC family protein, whose product MASINPHINFNGNAEEAFNFYKSIFGGEFTKLVRFKDLASADFPVSEREENKIMHIALPIGKSVLMANDVPEVLGRTNENENRSKIVISAESKEEADRLFNGLSVGGQIEMPISDSPWGTYFGMFRDKYGIEWMVDFDTNNKGII is encoded by the coding sequence ATGGCAAGCATCAATCCACACATCAACTTTAACGGCAATGCGGAAGAAGCATTCAACTTTTACAAATCTATATTTGGTGGAGAGTTCACTAAATTAGTGCGGTTTAAAGATCTGGCAAGTGCCGATTTTCCAGTTTCGGAACGTGAAGAAAATAAAATTATGCACATTGCACTACCCATAGGCAAAAGCGTTTTAATGGCTAATGATGTACCTGAAGTTTTGGGGCGAACAAACGAAAATGAGAACAGGAGCAAAATTGTAATTAGTGCAGAAAGTAAAGAAGAAGCAGACAGACTATTCAACGGCCTTTCGGTAGGCGGACAAATTGAAATGCCAATTTCCGATAGTCCTTGGGGTACGTATTTTGGTATGTTTAGGGACAAATATGGAATTGAATGGATGGTAGATTTTGACACAAATAACAAGGGAATTATTTAA
- a CDS encoding ORC-CDC6 family AAA ATPase, whose translation MDNKTKINIKDAFDSILRADYLSIDRIKDLNQLSDYYVDPFNTISSILQKQDNFISGRRGTGKTTALLKGYFECLKTLKKGEESDYFHSNKILPLYIDLSNCNDLFEKDNLALLEIHFVRQLIDSLKRQIESVLDEKFLLLFKKENPALDDLDIIEKLLVEGVTVSKSKNIAATDKRISEQTDSFALEVTPEKMGISAQISDKNETEEIRSYNQTKGLNIQEFLNKIKDIIKKAKIDYVYLFLDEYSDLNNKSQVHLAGLIKSLLGSKTNLFIKIGVITDRFDFGSNIIVGRDIFHIPLDLNEHVERLGGLSPALNKFEELILELVEKRFAAFNVGLKFEDILKANKSEIVSRIARESIGVTRTIGLILQNAWKQAEIGTNQIGFSEINYGIRAARKTYFKQYEGAVKRKLIPGFYNDMWNALIGKAIQEKDKHSDRPASHLLVDPKRNHYLNVFKENFMVHLLEEGRSSKYGGNYNLYSIDYDICLDLNIKYAESKDQYTGIRFIYDDVLSEFDGYFSTEQLKSYKCPKCGRIYQEEEVSQAKVKRCFEDDEKLEEIVHQEFEVTDGNFAEVEVKILGLIAMLKIEDNMSAVEIANSVGCSRQKVSGWCSRVLAPKGDVLIEVKNGKNYYYGE comes from the coding sequence ATGGATAACAAAACCAAAATAAACATTAAGGATGCCTTTGATTCAATACTGAGGGCTGATTATTTATCAATAGATAGAATTAAGGATTTAAATCAATTAAGCGATTATTATGTCGACCCTTTCAATACTATTTCTAGCATCCTTCAGAAGCAAGATAATTTTATTTCTGGCAGGCGTGGTACAGGTAAAACAACTGCGCTATTAAAAGGATATTTTGAATGTTTGAAAACCTTGAAAAAAGGAGAGGAATCAGATTATTTTCATTCAAATAAAATTCTCCCACTATATATTGACTTGAGCAATTGTAATGATTTATTCGAAAAAGACAATTTAGCTTTACTTGAAATTCATTTTGTACGTCAGCTTATAGACTCCTTAAAAAGGCAGATTGAATCTGTTTTGGATGAAAAGTTCTTGTTGCTTTTCAAAAAGGAAAACCCTGCACTAGATGACTTAGATATTATTGAAAAACTTTTAGTAGAAGGAGTCACTGTATCAAAATCTAAAAATATCGCAGCTACAGATAAAAGAATCTCTGAACAAACCGATAGTTTTGCTCTGGAAGTTACACCAGAAAAAATGGGTATTTCTGCTCAAATTTCAGATAAAAATGAAACAGAAGAAATAAGAAGCTATAATCAAACTAAAGGATTAAACATTCAAGAGTTTTTAAATAAAATAAAAGACATTATAAAAAAAGCAAAAATCGATTATGTCTATCTCTTTCTTGATGAATATTCTGATCTAAATAATAAATCACAAGTTCATTTGGCTGGATTGATTAAAAGTCTATTAGGTTCAAAAACGAATTTGTTTATTAAAATTGGGGTAATAACAGATAGATTTGATTTTGGGAGTAATATAATTGTAGGTAGAGATATTTTTCATATCCCCTTAGACTTAAATGAACATGTGGAAAGGTTAGGAGGTTTAAGTCCAGCATTAAACAAATTTGAAGAACTAATTCTTGAATTAGTAGAGAAAAGGTTTGCTGCTTTCAATGTTGGATTAAAATTCGAAGATATTCTAAAGGCTAATAAATCGGAAATCGTATCTAGAATTGCTCGAGAATCAATCGGTGTAACAAGAACTATTGGCTTAATTCTACAAAATGCATGGAAGCAAGCCGAAATAGGAACTAATCAAATTGGTTTTTCAGAAATTAACTACGGTATTCGAGCAGCGAGAAAAACATATTTCAAACAGTATGAAGGAGCTGTTAAGAGAAAACTAATTCCAGGATTTTATAATGATATGTGGAATGCATTAATAGGAAAAGCGATTCAAGAAAAAGACAAGCATTCAGATAGACCGGCAAGTCATTTATTGGTTGACCCTAAAAGAAATCATTACTTAAATGTGTTCAAAGAGAATTTCATGGTACATCTTTTAGAAGAAGGTAGGTCTTCTAAATATGGAGGTAATTACAATCTTTATTCAATTGATTATGATATCTGTCTAGATCTAAATATAAAGTATGCCGAATCCAAAGACCAATATACCGGGATAAGGTTTATATATGATGATGTACTATCCGAATTTGATGGTTACTTTTCTACCGAACAGCTAAAAAGCTATAAATGTCCTAAATGTGGTAGAATTTATCAAGAAGAGGAGGTCTCACAAGCAAAAGTTAAAAGATGTTTTGAAGATGATGAGAAGTTGGAAGAAATAGTTCATCAAGAATTTGAAGTTACTGATGGAAATTTTGCAGAAGTTGAGGTCAAAATTCTTGGTCTGATTGCAATGCTTAAAATAGAGGATAACATGTCCGCAGTTGAAATAGCAAACTCTGTAGGTTGTAGTAGACAAAAAGTCTCAGGGTGGTGTTCAAGAGTGCTTGCTCCAAAAGGTGATGTTCTAATAGAGGTTAAAAACGGGAAAAATTATTATTATGGAGAGTAA